Within the Burkholderia sp. NRF60-BP8 genome, the region CGTGAACGGGCTCGCGCAACGCGACGCGTGATCGCCGCCCATCTCGAAAATAGTCGTTGACAACGCCGCGCGCCGACAACAGAATCGTTCGCATGCCTACGTTCAAGCTCATCGCCATCGCGAATCATTGCCCGGTGAACATTCGAAAGAATGGATCACGGGAGGCGCTTGTGCGTTAGCAATCGAGCAGTACCGCATGTCACACAAGGCCTCGCCGGAAACGGATGAGGCCTTTTTGTTCTGGTGCACGTCATCCGTCCGGCTCACTGAATGGAGAAGACGATGGACCAGGCAAGCCCGCTGTTCGAACGCCGCGATCGGCGCCACGCCGGCACGATCGCGTTACCGACCGTCGTGATCCGCTTCGCGGTCGCGCCGCGCACGACACTGACCTGGCGCGCGCCCAGCGATGCGGAAATTCGTGCGCACGGCGCGCCGCTGTGGATCACGCGCCCACCGAGCATCGACGACTACTGGGTACGCCCCGGCGACGTGCTGCGCATCGCACGCGGCGATCGCATCTGGCTCGGCACCGACGATGACGCGGCGGCCGAAGCGTCGATCACGACGGCCTACGTGC harbors:
- a CDS encoding DUF2917 domain-containing protein, translating into MDQASPLFERRDRRHAGTIALPTVVIRFAVAPRTTLTWRAPSDAEIRAHGAPLWITRPPSIDDYWVRPGDVLRIARGDRIWLGTDDDAAAEASITTAYVRRGERLRRALAPLQRLLVGRWRRRD